A region of Paractinoplanes abujensis DNA encodes the following proteins:
- the lipB gene encoding lipoyl(octanoyl) transferase LipB has translation MTTSTLTVLRPGLVDYREAWDEQRRLHDAVADGTQPDTVLLLEHPSVLTAGKRTEPADLPIDGTPVVDVDRGGKITWHGPGQLVGYPILKLPDPIDVVAYVRRTEQMLIDVCAEFGVTAARSDIKGRSGAWVLADDRGPDRKIAAIGIRVARGVTQHGFAINADCDLTNFDRFTPCGIRDAGVTSLSAELGRDVTVAEVLPVVEKHLTTLL, from the coding sequence GTGACAACTTCCACGCTCACTGTCCTGCGGCCCGGCCTGGTCGACTATCGCGAGGCCTGGGACGAGCAGCGGCGCCTGCACGACGCCGTGGCGGACGGCACCCAGCCCGACACCGTGCTGCTGCTGGAGCACCCCAGCGTGCTCACGGCGGGCAAGCGCACCGAGCCCGCCGACCTGCCGATCGACGGCACCCCCGTCGTCGACGTCGACCGTGGCGGCAAGATCACCTGGCACGGCCCGGGCCAGCTGGTCGGCTACCCGATCCTCAAGCTGCCCGACCCGATCGACGTGGTGGCCTACGTCCGCCGTACGGAACAGATGTTGATCGACGTGTGCGCCGAGTTCGGGGTCACCGCCGCCCGCTCCGACATCAAGGGCCGCAGCGGCGCCTGGGTCCTGGCCGACGACCGCGGCCCCGACCGCAAGATCGCCGCGATCGGCATCCGGGTCGCCCGCGGCGTCACCCAGCACGGCTTCGCCATCAACGCCGACTGCGACCTGACCAATTTCGACCGGTTCACCCCGTGCGGCATCCGCGACGCGGGCGTCACGTCGCTCAGCGCCGAACTGGGCCGCGACGTGACCGTGGCCGAGGTGCTGCCGGTGGTCGAGAAGCACCTCACTACCCTGCTCTGA